The proteins below come from a single Streptomyces sp. B3I8 genomic window:
- a CDS encoding MFS transporter, whose product MSQDVRGGLLRRHRDFRLLWCGETAGRFGASVTGVAMPLVAVSTLHAGTFEVGLLNAAAWVPWTIIGLPVGVWVDRLRRRPLMLAAATVSLLLFAGVPVAARFGWLSIQLLVAAALLTGTAAVFFQTAYSAYLPSILEPDDQPEGNAELHGSASAAQIAGLGSGGLIAQWAGAVNGMYANAATFLVSLLCLAGIRHREPRVTRTGRRPKSLVDEVREGLRLIVVDPWFRALTLFAAASNLALVGYQSIQVVFLVRSVGLPPETVGALLAATGAGGVAGAFAARRVAHRIGTARATLLFELGLPMLGLLIPLTVGGAGILLFVAGGFSVSAGVVAGNIIKASFQQRYCPPHLLGRLTASTAFLSYGTIPVGALLGGALGTALGLRTAMALTTAGVPLAALILLFSPIRRTRDLPAFRMPTAPGERPSTAAGQSPG is encoded by the coding sequence ATGAGCCAGGACGTGCGCGGTGGTCTCCTGCGCCGCCACCGCGACTTCCGTCTGCTGTGGTGCGGCGAGACCGCGGGCAGGTTCGGCGCGTCCGTCACCGGGGTGGCGATGCCGCTGGTTGCCGTCTCCACCCTGCACGCCGGCACGTTCGAGGTCGGTCTGCTGAACGCCGCTGCCTGGGTCCCCTGGACGATCATCGGTCTCCCGGTCGGTGTCTGGGTGGACCGGCTTCGCCGCAGACCGCTCATGCTGGCCGCCGCCACGGTCTCCCTCCTGCTGTTCGCCGGCGTCCCGGTGGCCGCACGCTTCGGCTGGTTGAGCATCCAACTCCTCGTGGCCGCCGCCCTGCTGACGGGCACGGCGGCGGTGTTCTTCCAGACCGCCTACAGCGCCTACCTCCCCAGCATCCTCGAGCCCGACGACCAACCCGAGGGCAACGCCGAACTGCACGGCAGCGCGTCCGCCGCGCAGATCGCCGGGCTCGGCTCCGGCGGTCTGATCGCACAGTGGGCAGGTGCGGTGAACGGGATGTACGCCAACGCCGCGACGTTCCTCGTCTCCCTCCTCTGCCTCGCGGGCATCCGGCATCGTGAGCCACGCGTCACCAGAACCGGACGTCGTCCCAAGTCGCTGGTCGACGAAGTCCGCGAGGGCCTGCGGCTGATCGTCGTCGACCCCTGGTTCCGCGCGCTCACACTCTTCGCGGCCGCCTCCAACCTGGCGCTTGTGGGCTACCAGTCGATCCAGGTGGTCTTCCTGGTCCGGAGTGTCGGCCTGCCCCCAGAAACGGTCGGCGCACTCCTCGCGGCGACGGGCGCCGGAGGTGTGGCCGGGGCATTCGCCGCACGCCGGGTCGCCCACCGGATCGGCACGGCTCGCGCGACACTGCTGTTCGAACTGGGACTTCCCATGCTCGGCCTGCTCATCCCGCTGACCGTCGGCGGAGCCGGCATCCTGCTCTTCGTGGCAGGCGGCTTCAGTGTCTCCGCGGGTGTCGTGGCCGGCAACATCATCAAGGCGAGCTTTCAGCAGCGCTACTGTCCGCCGCATCTCCTCGGCCGCCTCACCGCGAGCACAGCGTTCCTCAGCTACGGAACCATCCCCGTCGGAGCTTTGCTCGGCGGCGCGCTCGGGACCGCGCTCGGCCTCCGCACCGCCATGGCACTCACGACCGCGGGAGTGCCGCTCGCCGCACTGATCCTGCTCTTCTCCCCGATCCGGCGAACCCGCGACCTGCCGGCGTTCCGCATGCCGACGGCTCCTGGCGAACGTCCGTCGACTGCTGCCGGCCAGTCGCCCGGCTGA
- a CDS encoding maleylpyruvate isomerase family mycothiol-dependent enzyme: MDTARFLRTLDHEGRLLGEIAEETGPGAEVPTCPGWRMRDLLGHTGAIHRWAGAFVTGRHTSARPRDKVPDLDGEALLAWYRDGHRLLVDALAGAPSDLRCWTFLPGAGTPVAFWARRQAHETAVHRVDAEAARGAAPAAVAADPTHGFTAEFAADGIDELLRGFHARSRSRVRAPAPRVLRVRTTDVPDTAWTVRLSPEPPVTERGATAEADCELAGPAAVLYLALWNRAPVPSVSGDTALAGLWRRTSAVG; encoded by the coding sequence ATGGACACTGCCCGCTTCCTCCGGACGCTCGACCACGAGGGCCGGCTGCTCGGCGAGATCGCCGAGGAGACCGGTCCCGGGGCCGAGGTGCCGACCTGCCCCGGCTGGCGGATGCGCGACCTGCTGGGGCACACCGGCGCGATCCACCGCTGGGCCGGCGCCTTCGTCACCGGTCGGCACACCTCCGCACGGCCCCGGGACAAGGTCCCGGATCTGGACGGGGAGGCGCTCCTCGCCTGGTACCGCGACGGCCACCGTCTGCTCGTCGACGCGCTCGCCGGTGCCCCGTCCGACCTGCGGTGCTGGACCTTCCTGCCCGGTGCCGGAACCCCGGTCGCCTTCTGGGCGCGGCGCCAGGCGCACGAGACCGCCGTGCACCGCGTCGACGCCGAGGCCGCGCGCGGCGCCGCCCCCGCCGCCGTCGCCGCGGATCCCACGCACGGGTTCACGGCCGAGTTCGCCGCCGACGGCATCGACGAACTGCTGCGCGGCTTCCACGCCCGGTCCCGGAGCCGGGTGCGGGCGCCGGCCCCGCGCGTCCTGCGCGTCCGGACCACCGATGTCCCGGACACCGCGTGGACCGTACGGCTCTCTCCCGAGCCCCCGGTCACCGAGCGGGGCGCCACCGCGGAGGCCGACTGCGAACTGGCCGGGCCCGCCGCCGTCCTGTACCTCGCCCTGTGGAATCGCGCTCCGGTCCCCTCCGTCAGCGGCGACACCGCACTCGCCGGCCTCTGGCGGAGGACGTCGGCCGTCGGCTGA
- a CDS encoding response regulator transcription factor has protein sequence MIRVLLADDQSLVRAGFEALLDAQPDIEVVGEAADGEEALRAVRALTPDVVLMDIRMPALDGLAATRRITEDARLAEVKVIMLTTFELDEYVFEAIRSGASGFLVKDTEPAELLRAVRAVVEGDALLSPGVTRRLIAEFAARSKEPAAAASLARLTTREREVMALVGLGLSNEEIARRLFVSPLTAKTHVSRTMVKLGARDRAQLVVLAYESGLVRPGWLG, from the coding sequence GTGATCCGCGTCCTGCTCGCCGACGACCAGTCGCTGGTCAGAGCGGGCTTCGAGGCACTGCTCGACGCCCAGCCGGACATCGAGGTGGTGGGCGAGGCCGCCGACGGGGAGGAGGCCCTGCGAGCGGTGCGCGCGCTCACCCCCGACGTCGTCCTGATGGACATCCGCATGCCCGCCCTCGACGGGCTCGCCGCCACCCGCCGCATCACCGAGGACGCGCGGCTGGCCGAGGTCAAGGTGATCATGCTGACCACCTTCGAACTCGACGAGTACGTCTTCGAGGCGATCCGGTCCGGTGCCTCCGGCTTCCTCGTCAAGGACACCGAGCCGGCGGAACTCCTGCGCGCGGTACGGGCGGTGGTCGAGGGGGACGCGCTGCTGTCGCCCGGTGTGACCCGGCGGCTGATCGCGGAGTTCGCCGCGCGCTCCAAGGAACCCGCGGCGGCCGCGTCGCTCGCCCGGCTCACGACACGCGAACGGGAGGTGATGGCCCTGGTCGGGCTGGGGCTGTCCAACGAGGAGATCGCGCGCCGCCTCTTCGTCAGCCCGCTGACCGCAAAGACGCACGTCAGTCGCACCATGGTCAAACTGGGCGCCCGCGACCGCGCGCAACTGGTCGTACTGGCCTACGAGTCGGGGCTGGTGCGGCCGGGGTGGCTGGGCTGA
- a CDS encoding NUDIX hydrolase: MIVWVNGAFGAGKTTTARELIDLIPNSTLFDPEVIGGALTHLLPPKHLAEVGDFQDLPIWRRLVVDTAAAMLAELGGVLVVPMTLLRQEYRDEIFGSLASRRIPVRHVLLAPAETILRERIAGREIPPDLPDGDMRFRQWALDHIEPYRAALAAWLTADAHAVDTSFLTPREAALRIAEGVRTGDVPVRDIVQTPEPTAETLAAGVLLFDEQDRVLLVDPTYKPGWEFPGGVVEPGEAPARAGVREVAEETGIQLTDVPRLLLADWERPDPPGYGGLRLLFDGGRLDPGERGRLLLPGPELREWRFVTEDEAADLLPPIRYARLRWALRARERDTVLYLEAGTPVG; this comes from the coding sequence GTGATCGTCTGGGTCAACGGCGCGTTCGGTGCGGGCAAGACCACGACCGCACGCGAACTGATCGACCTGATCCCGAACAGCACGCTCTTCGACCCCGAGGTCATCGGCGGCGCGCTCACGCACCTGCTGCCGCCCAAACACCTCGCCGAGGTCGGTGACTTCCAGGACCTGCCGATCTGGCGACGGCTCGTGGTGGACACCGCCGCCGCGATGCTCGCCGAACTGGGCGGCGTCCTGGTCGTGCCGATGACCCTGCTGCGTCAGGAGTACCGCGACGAGATCTTCGGCAGTCTCGCCTCCCGGCGTATTCCGGTTCGCCATGTCCTGCTGGCTCCGGCCGAAACGATTTTGCGCGAGCGAATAGCCGGGCGGGAGATCCCGCCCGACCTCCCCGACGGCGACATGCGCTTCAGACAGTGGGCGTTGGACCACATCGAGCCCTACCGTGCCGCCCTCGCCGCATGGCTCACCGCCGACGCCCACGCCGTCGACACCAGCTTCCTGACCCCCCGTGAGGCCGCCCTGCGGATCGCCGAGGGAGTGCGCACCGGGGACGTTCCGGTCCGTGACATCGTGCAGACCCCCGAACCGACCGCCGAGACGCTCGCGGCAGGTGTCCTCCTCTTCGACGAACAGGACCGGGTGCTGCTCGTCGACCCCACCTACAAACCCGGCTGGGAGTTCCCCGGTGGCGTCGTCGAACCGGGTGAGGCCCCGGCCCGGGCGGGGGTGCGCGAGGTCGCCGAGGAGACGGGGATCCAGCTCACGGACGTGCCCCGGCTGCTCCTCGCCGACTGGGAACGGCCCGACCCGCCCGGCTACGGCGGCCTGCGGCTGCTCTTCGACGGCGGTCGGCTGGACCCCGGTGAGCGGGGCCGGCTGCTGCTGCCCGGCCCGGAACTGCGCGAATGGCGCTTCGTCACCGAGGACGAGGCCGCCGACCTGCTCCCGCCGATCCGCTACGCCCGCCTCCGCTGGGCCCTCCGCGCACGTGAACGTGACACGGTTCTCTACCTGGAAGCGGGCACACCGGTCGGCTGA
- a CDS encoding geranylgeranyl reductase family protein, whose amino-acid sequence MSSENSSAEGTQRVWDVVVVGAGPAGASAAYAAAVAGRSVLLLEKADLPRYKTCGGGIIGPSRDTLPPGFDLPFKDKVHAVTFSNNGRFTRTRRSRQMLFGLINRPEFDQQLVEHAQKAGAELRTGATVVRVEQHGAAVPDRRTVALVLQGGETVLARAVVGADGSASRIGAHVGVKLDQVDLGLESEIPVPETVAEDWKGRVLIDWGPMPGSYGWVFPKGDTLTVGVISARGEGAATKRYLEDFVARLGLAGFEPSVSSGHLTRCRADDSPLTRGRVLVCGDAAGLLEPWTREGISFALRSGRLAGEWAVRISEAHDAVDARRQALNYAFAIKAGLGVEMSVGKRMLKAFERRPGLFHAALTGFRPAWKAFTDITRGATTLGELVRSHPLAQRALTAFDR is encoded by the coding sequence GTGAGCAGCGAGAACTCATCGGCGGAAGGCACGCAACGGGTGTGGGACGTGGTCGTGGTGGGGGCGGGGCCCGCCGGGGCCTCGGCGGCCTACGCCGCGGCGGTCGCGGGACGCAGCGTGCTGCTGCTGGAGAAGGCCGACCTGCCCCGCTACAAGACGTGCGGCGGCGGCATCATCGGGCCCTCGCGGGACACCCTGCCGCCCGGCTTCGACCTGCCGTTCAAGGACAAGGTGCACGCCGTCACCTTCTCGAACAACGGCCGCTTCACCCGTACCCGCCGCTCCCGGCAGATGCTGTTCGGTCTCATCAACCGTCCTGAGTTCGACCAGCAGTTGGTCGAACACGCGCAGAAGGCGGGCGCGGAACTGCGCACCGGCGCCACCGTCGTCCGGGTCGAACAGCACGGCGCGGCCGTGCCCGACCGGCGCACGGTCGCCCTCGTCCTCCAGGGCGGCGAGACGGTGCTGGCCCGCGCGGTCGTCGGCGCCGACGGCAGTGCCAGCCGCATAGGAGCGCACGTCGGGGTCAAGCTCGACCAGGTCGACCTCGGCCTGGAGTCGGAGATCCCGGTGCCCGAGACCGTCGCCGAGGACTGGAAGGGCCGGGTGCTCATCGACTGGGGCCCCATGCCCGGCAGTTACGGCTGGGTGTTCCCCAAGGGGGACACGCTCACCGTCGGCGTGATCTCCGCGCGCGGCGAGGGCGCCGCCACCAAGCGGTACCTGGAGGACTTCGTCGCCCGGCTCGGCCTCGCCGGGTTCGAACCCAGCGTCTCCTCCGGCCATCTGACCCGCTGCCGCGCCGACGACTCGCCGCTCACCCGCGGACGCGTACTGGTGTGCGGGGACGCGGCGGGGCTGCTGGAGCCGTGGACCCGCGAGGGCATCTCCTTCGCCCTGCGTTCCGGGCGGCTCGCGGGGGAGTGGGCGGTACGGATCTCCGAGGCGCACGACGCGGTCGACGCACGCCGACAGGCCCTGAACTACGCCTTCGCGATCAAGGCCGGGCTGGGGGTCGAGATGAGCGTCGGCAAGCGGATGCTGAAGGCCTTCGAGCGCCGTCCGGGGCTGTTCCACGCGGCCCTCACCGGGTTCCGCCCGGCGTGGAAGGCGTTCACCGACATCACCCGGGGTGCCACCACGCTGGGTGAACTGGTCCGCAGCCATCCGCTGGCCCAGCGGGCGCTGACGGCGTTCGACCGGTAG
- a CDS encoding sensor histidine kinase, translating to MKERHTRAPAWWSTPGSGPPWWHGTDDDAGSGGGFGRVRGAGGPVGAGPRRTSASGGRRLPWPSTVLLTAVVLVGTHAAAQGQRGSGRAELDGFALLLLLLGCGVLLWRQRHPVAVVLTTAAVVMVYLGAGYPYGPVFLAVAVACFGAVVTGHRRAAWAAVAMLWAGHVVVAHWLYRALPPSGDAAASWGQEAVVAAWVAAVVAVGELVGVRREQWARERAERARAARRRADEERLRMARELHDVLAHSISVINVQAGVGLALLDSDPEQARTALTTIKAASKEALGEVRQVLDRLRTPGEAPRAPAPGLDRLPELVAQAADAGLGVEVEGTPPKLPPGADLAAFRIVQEALTNVVRHSGSRHARVTLTSGEGVLRLRIDDDGPATGADAGGSGNGLAGMRERAAGLGGTIEAGTRADGGFRVLAVLPLRASAADGTPEPPATHGPSQEER from the coding sequence ATGAAGGAGCGACACACGCGGGCCCCGGCGTGGTGGTCCACGCCCGGGTCCGGGCCGCCCTGGTGGCACGGCACGGACGACGACGCGGGGAGCGGCGGGGGGTTCGGCCGCGTCAGAGGCGCCGGAGGTCCGGTCGGCGCCGGTCCCCGCCGCACCTCCGCGTCCGGCGGGCGCCGGCTGCCGTGGCCCTCCACCGTGCTCCTCACGGCCGTCGTGCTGGTCGGCACGCATGCCGCCGCGCAGGGACAGCGCGGCAGCGGGCGCGCGGAGCTGGACGGCTTCGCGCTGCTGCTGCTCCTGCTCGGCTGCGGGGTGCTGCTGTGGCGGCAGCGCCACCCGGTGGCCGTCGTCCTCACCACCGCGGCCGTGGTCATGGTCTACCTGGGAGCCGGCTACCCCTATGGTCCGGTGTTCCTGGCGGTCGCCGTCGCCTGCTTCGGCGCCGTCGTCACCGGGCACAGACGGGCGGCCTGGGCCGCGGTGGCGATGCTGTGGGCGGGGCACGTCGTGGTGGCGCACTGGCTGTACCGTGCGCTGCCGCCCTCGGGGGACGCGGCCGCCTCCTGGGGGCAGGAGGCCGTCGTGGCCGCGTGGGTGGCGGCGGTCGTCGCGGTCGGCGAACTCGTGGGCGTACGGCGCGAGCAGTGGGCGCGCGAGCGGGCCGAACGCGCCCGGGCCGCCCGGCGCCGCGCCGACGAGGAGCGGCTGCGGATGGCCCGGGAACTGCACGACGTCCTCGCGCACAGCATCTCCGTGATCAACGTGCAGGCGGGTGTGGGCCTGGCGCTGCTCGACTCCGACCCCGAACAGGCCCGTACCGCGCTCACCACGATCAAGGCGGCCAGCAAGGAAGCCCTGGGGGAGGTGCGGCAGGTGCTCGACAGACTGCGCACGCCCGGTGAGGCGCCCCGGGCGCCGGCGCCGGGTCTGGACCGGCTGCCGGAACTGGTCGCGCAGGCCGCCGACGCCGGACTGGGCGTCGAGGTCGAGGGCACCCCGCCGAAGCTGCCGCCCGGCGCCGACCTGGCCGCGTTCCGCATCGTCCAGGAGGCGCTCACCAACGTCGTACGGCATTCCGGGTCCCGGCACGCGCGGGTCACGCTCACGTCCGGCGAGGGCGTTCTGCGGCTGCGGATCGACGACGACGGTCCCGCGACCGGCGCCGACGCCGGAGGCAGCGGCAACGGTCTGGCCGGCATGCGCGAGCGGGCGGCGGGTCTCGGCGGCACGATCGAGGCGGGCACGCGGGCGGACGGCGGCTTCCGGGTGCTCGCGGTACTGCCCCTGCGCGCATCCGCGGCCGACGGCACCCCGGAGCCCCCGGCGACCCATGGCCCATCCCAGGAGGAACGGTGA
- a CDS encoding dipeptidase has product MSSNPVAETVASLLPRAREELTELVAFRSVADFGQFPKSESEAAARWICEALRTEGFQDVAVLDTPDGTQSVYGFLPGPAGARTVLLYAHYDVQPPLDETAWSTPPFTLTERDGRWYGRGAADCKGGVIMHLLALRALKANGGVPVNVKVIVEGSEEQGTGGLERYAEEHPELLTADAVVIGDSGNFRVGLPTVTTTLRGMTMLRVGIDTLEGNLHSGQFGGAAPDALAALIRVLDSLRGEDGSTTVDGLDGEAHWEGLQYDEAQFRQEAKVLDGVELIGSGTVADRVWARPAVTVLGIDCPPVVGATPSVQASARALVSLRVPPGADAVATTELLRTHLEKHTPWGARVTVEQIGQGQPFRADTTSPAYAAMAGAMAVAYPGQEMQHAGQGGSIPLCNTLASLYPEAEILLIGLSEPEAQIHAVDESVSPEELERLSVAEALFLRAYAGN; this is encoded by the coding sequence ATGTCGTCGAATCCGGTCGCCGAGACCGTCGCCTCGCTGCTGCCCAGGGCGAGGGAGGAGCTCACCGAGCTGGTGGCCTTCCGTTCGGTGGCGGACTTCGGCCAGTTCCCGAAGAGCGAGAGCGAGGCCGCGGCGCGCTGGATCTGCGAGGCACTGCGCACCGAGGGCTTCCAGGACGTGGCCGTGCTCGACACCCCCGACGGCACGCAGTCGGTGTACGGCTTCCTGCCCGGCCCGGCCGGCGCCCGGACAGTGCTCCTGTACGCGCACTACGACGTGCAGCCGCCGCTGGACGAGACCGCGTGGAGCACGCCGCCGTTCACGCTGACGGAGCGTGACGGCCGCTGGTACGGGCGGGGCGCGGCGGACTGCAAGGGCGGCGTCATCATGCACCTGCTCGCGCTGCGGGCGCTGAAGGCGAACGGCGGGGTGCCGGTCAACGTCAAGGTGATCGTGGAGGGTTCGGAGGAGCAGGGCACCGGCGGCCTGGAGCGGTACGCCGAGGAGCACCCGGAGCTGCTCACCGCCGACGCCGTCGTGATCGGTGACTCCGGGAACTTCCGGGTCGGCCTGCCCACCGTGACGACGACGCTGCGGGGCATGACCATGCTGCGGGTCGGGATCGACACCCTGGAGGGCAATCTGCACTCCGGCCAGTTCGGCGGCGCGGCACCGGACGCTCTGGCCGCCCTGATCCGGGTGCTGGACTCGCTGCGCGGCGAGGACGGCTCCACGACGGTCGACGGCCTGGACGGCGAGGCCCACTGGGAGGGACTGCAGTACGACGAGGCGCAGTTCCGTCAGGAAGCCAAGGTCCTCGACGGCGTGGAGCTGATCGGCTCGGGCACGGTCGCCGACCGCGTCTGGGCGCGCCCGGCGGTCACGGTCCTCGGCATCGACTGCCCGCCGGTGGTGGGCGCAACCCCGTCGGTGCAGGCGAGCGCCCGCGCGCTGGTCAGCCTGCGGGTGCCGCCGGGCGCGGACGCGGTGGCGACGACCGAGCTGCTCCGGACCCACCTGGAGAAGCACACGCCGTGGGGTGCCCGGGTGACGGTCGAACAGATCGGCCAGGGCCAGCCGTTCCGCGCGGACACCACCAGCCCGGCGTACGCGGCGATGGCCGGGGCGATGGCCGTGGCCTACCCCGGCCAGGAGATGCAGCACGCGGGGCAGGGCGGCTCGATCCCGCTGTGCAACACGCTCGCCTCGCTGTACCCGGAGGCGGAGATCCTGCTGATCGGCCTCAGCGAGCCGGAGGCACAGATCCACGCGGTCGACGAGAGCGTCTCGCCGGAGGAACTGGAGCGACTGTCGGTCGCCGAGGCACTGTTCCTGCGCGCCTACGCGGGCAACTGA